From a region of the Desmodus rotundus isolate HL8 chromosome 7, HLdesRot8A.1, whole genome shotgun sequence genome:
- the NFKBIA gene encoding NF-kappa-B inhibitor alpha yields the protein MFHPAEHAQDWAMEGPRDALKKERLLDDRHDSGLDSMKDEDYEQMVKELREIRLQPQEAPRSPEPWKQQLTEDGDSFLHLAIIHEEKALTMEVVRQVKGDLAFLNFQNNLQQTPLHLAVITNQPEIAEALLGAGCDPELRDFRGNTPLHLACEQGCLASVGVLTQSCGSQHLHSILQATNYNGHTCLHLASIHGYLGIVELLVSLGADVNAQEPCNGRTALHLAVDLQNPDLVSLLLKCGADVNRVTYQGYSPYQLTWGRPSTRIQQQLGQLTLENLQMLPESEDEESYDTESEFTEDELPYDDCVIGGQRLTL from the exons ATGTTTCACCCTGCCGAGCACGCCCAGGACTGGGCCATGGAGGGCCCCCGGGACGCGCTCAAGAAGGAGCGGTTGCTGGACGACCGCCACGACAGCGGCCTGGACTCCATGAAGGACGAGGACTACGAGCAGATGGTGAAGGAGCTGCGAGAAATCCGCCTCCAGCCGCAGGAGGCGCCGCGTAGCCCGGAGCCGTGGAAGCAGCAGCTCACCGAGGACGGAGACTC gTTCTTGCACTTGGCCATCATCCATGAAGAGAAGGCACTGACAATGGAAGTGGTCCGCCAAGTGAAGGGAGACCTGGCCTTTCTTAACTTCCAGAACAACCTGCAGCAG ACTCCGCTTCACTTGGCTGTGATCACCAACCAGCCAGAAATTGCTGAGGCACTTCTGGGAGCTGGCTGTGATCCTGAGCTCCGTGACTTTCGAGGAAATACCCCCCTACACCTTGCCTGTGAGCAGGGCTGCCTGGCCAGTGTGGGAGTCCTGACTCAGAGCTGTGGGTCCCAGcacctccactccatcctgcaggCCACCAACTACAATG GCCACACGTGTCTGCACTTAGCCTCTATCCATGGCTACCTGGGCATCGTGGAGCTTCTGGTGTCCTTGGGTGCTGATGTCAATGCTCAG GAGCCCTGTAATGGTCGAACTGCCCTTCATCTTGCGGTGGACCTGCAGAATCCAGACCTGGTGTCTCTCCTGCTGAAGTGTGGGGCTGACGTCAACAGAGTCACCTACCAGGGCTACTCCCCATACCAGCTTACCTGGGGCCGCCCAAGCACCCGGATACAGCAGCAGCTGGGCCAGCTGACCCTAGAAAACCTTCAGATGCTGCCAGAGAGTGAGGATGAGGAGAGTTATGATACAGAGTCCGAGTTCACAGAGGATGAG CTTCCCTATGACGACTGCGTGATCGGAGGACAGCGCCTGACGTTATGA